GCTAATTCTGGTAAAATCGAGTATCCCCAGCTTTTAGCAAAAGACTGGAGATTAGCATGACCAATTGTTCCCAGTAGCCGTTCTCCAAGACCATCAGCACTAAAGGCATAGGCGGCTTGTAAAACTCCCATACTGACTCCAAACAATGCCAAGCGACTATCGCTGATGCCGTAGCGTTCATAGCAGAAGTTACGTACTCTAGAGATGTCAACTGCAATCTGGCGAAAGATTTGCAGGAGTAGCTTGGTATCAAAGCAGACACCCAGATCAAATAATGGCTTAATTTCATTTTCCACTACAGCAGTGAAGCTACGTACTAGGCTACGCTCACCGGACAAGGGTGTATCGAACAAAGCTACAGCTATGCCCATCTGTGTCAAAGTTGGCACTATGAAAGCGTTCCAGCCATAAGGGGCACACATACCTTGTAAACCAATCACCAGAGGTGTATGCTGTACAGGTCGATTCTGTGGTAAAAAGACAGCAACAGGAAAGCCACTTAATCGCTCATCAATATCAGCTAGCCCAGTATAAGGGAAAGGCTCGTGAAACCAGTAGCGATCGCCATTCACACCTGCAAAATTAATTACATCTGGGCCGTATATAGGCATGGTATAAATATTAGAAGAGTTAGTTAAGTAGAATTAGTTAAGTTAATTCTGACAGACTAGTATCTTTTTTGCCTAAATTCCAAAAAAGAATTTGTTCGCGTAATTTATGGCTGTGTTGGCGAATTGCGATCGCTATTCCAAAACCCTTGAAATGTGGTAACGTCTCACCCCAGAAATTGTGGTTTATCCCGCTTCTGTCACTTTCTGAGAGGGCAATTATCGTCAAGCTTTACCAGTCAATCAAGACAAGCTATCCTATTACAAGAATTTGGTGCAAGTATTTGTTATTAGAAAAAATAAGCGCGATCGCTCAAACCCACAAAGCTAGCACTATAGTCTTGCCCAAGCTGGAAGATATGCGGTTCGTCCATTAGAGAACCAACGCCGGACAGTTGAAAGTGAGCCAGAGCAAATCCGAGCGATCGCCTCATGATTGACAACAACATAAATGGTATCGTCAAAGAACTATGTCATTTGAAAACTGACCCGCGCTTCATCGGTCAGCCAGCACGGTTTTACACAAGTGCGAAAACATTTATTATCCCACCAACGCCAAATCGCTCAAACGCTTGCTGCACCTAATCAATTTAGTCACTGTACAGTATAAAATGGACGTAACTGGATTCGAACCAGTGACCTCTACGATGTCAACGTAGCGCTCTAACCAACTGAGCTATACGTCCTTAACCACACGATTTACAATTTTAGCATATCCTTTTTTTAAACGCAAGATAAAAAGCAAAAATCAGCCAAACTTCATCAACTAAAGCGATTGAGCATTTATTTTACTTGTAGCTGCTGTAGCTTATTATTTACGGATAACAGTAGCTCTTGGGCTTTGAGATCAGCCGTGGTGCTATTTTGCACTTTTTCAAATTCATTGATAATGCTCTGTAATTAGTCAATCACCCTTAGACAGCTATCAGTCATCAGCCATTGCTGTTCAGCATAATAAAACTACATACACTATTGTGTACTAATTTTATCTCTGTTCGTATAGGACTCATATTTGATTTTTGAACAAAACTCAGTACACCTTTATTCCTTCTTCCCAGTCCCCAGTCCCCAGTCCCCAGTCCCCAGTCCCTTACCTCTACGAGTGATTCTCCAAATCAAATCGGATTGCTATATATAACTCTGGTTAGTTCAAAATCACAGCAGATTATAGTTACTATTTATAAGGAAATAAGAAAGACTTTATATCAATAAAATGCCAACTGCTCTCATTACTGGTGCCTCTAGTGGTATCGGTAAAGCCTTTGCCGAAGAACTAGCTGCACGTCAGACAAATCTTGTTCTAGTTTCTCGTTCTGAAGAAAAACTTAATCAAATAGCAAAAGAACTACAAGAAAAATACAAAATTCAAGTAGATGTTATCGTTAAAGATCTTACAGAACCTAATGCAGCATCTGCTGTATTTGATGCCACTAAAGCCAAGGAATTAACAATTGATTTATTAATTAACAATGCTGGTTTTGGTGACTATGGCGATTTTGCTGAAAGCGACAGAGAACGGCAAATTAAAATTGTACAATTAAACGTTTTGGCATTGGTAGATTTAACCCATCAATTTCTACCCCTGATGCGGCAAAGACGTTCTGGCAGCATTATTAACTTATCCTCAATTACCGCATTTCAACCAATGCCATACCTTTCTGTTTATGCAGCCAGCAAAGCTTTTATTGTTAGTTTTAGTCAAGCACTGTGGGCTGAAAATAGTTCCTATAATATACGCGTCCTCGTTGCTTGTCCTGGGCCAATAGAAACCAACTTTTTTACTGAAGCTAATTTTCCTCCAGCTTTGGCAGGCAATACAAATCAAATGTCTACTAGCGAAGAAGTAGCACGCGAATCCCTAAAAGCTTTGGAAAATTGGCAGCCAAACGTCGTGATTGGTGATTTTACTACACAAATCAGAACTGTATTGGCTCGCATAGTGCCACGAAAAATTTTACTGCAAATGTTAGTGAAAAAGTTTAAAGTCTAAGAAAGGGAACTAGGGAGTAGTGTAAAACGAAAAATTAAGATTGCTATAGCTTTTGAAGACTTTTATTTTAATAATTAGCGTTTTTAGTTTTTTTGACTTTTGATAACTTTACCTGGACTAGTAAAAGAAATTCCTTGCTGATAGTCAGTACCAATCATAACTGCTTCTACTACAGGCTCAGAAATTTTTGTTTTAGCTATCCACTCTACAATAAAGTTTGCCCCTAAACCTCCACTGGTGTCATTTGTATCTACAAAGAAATCTGTTGCAGCTAGTGCATCAAGTTGAATAGGTTGCTGCAAATACTGCTTGACTAATTTACCATCTGAGTTATAGTAGCGCACAGAAGTAATAATTAGAGAATTACTCAAATCTGTATTACGAATACTGAGCGTAACCGCTAAATTGAAAATCTTCTGCTGATTGTAATGATAAATATGGGAATAAACAGGAACATAAATAGTTTGTCCCATTGCTATCTGGAAATTTTTATCTAGAGTTACTAACTTTTGAGATGGGGTTGCTTGAATAGTATCAGGTTTTGATTTGGATGGAATTTTCGATGAATCACAAGATGCAATCACAATCACAGCAAGTGCTAAATATAAATGAGGGAACAGCTTCATTAAAATTATTTACATATATCTTGTTAATTGAACTCGATAACGGTCTTTTTTAGTAACTGCAATTTCGCCAACTTCTAAACGTCCCTTACTGCGAATGGCGATTAAGTCGCCTGATTTAACTTGAGAACTAGCTTGAGTAACTTCCTTCCAGTTGACACGGACATCACCGCTGTCGATTAAATCAACCATTTTGCTGCGGGACATGCCAAAACCAGCAGATGCGATCGCATCTAATCGCAAAGAAGCCTCTACAGTCGTTAATTCTTTTTTCTTCGGTTCTCGAACCTTTAACTCGTTGATATCAATCGGCTGAGTTTTCACCGGCACCGATCGCACTTGTTTAAGATTCATTTCTAGAAATTCTGTCAACTCCGGTGCTACAATTGCCTGCGCTCCTCTCTCTCCCAGTACAATAATGTCTCCTGTCTTTTCCCGGACAATTCCTGTTCCCAACATTGCGCCTAAAAAATCGCGGTGAGTGGCGGTATCAAACAGGAAATTACCAGCAATTTCCAGGGCCACAAGGGCGACTTGAGATTGATCTAGAGGCATTTCCGCACGAGCGATCGCAATTCTTTGTCGTTCCGCTTGGGGATATCCGCCCCATGCTACTAATTGCACTTCTGTTAAACGATTAAAAACCCGTTGTATTTCTGCCAATTCTGGAGGAGACAGAAAATCTGTCAAAACGACTTCCCAAGTTTTGATAGCTTGCTCCGCCTGATCAATGACACGAGCCACGCTTTCTCGGTTTTCTACACCCTTTAAAAGTTCTTCTCTTGGTAACATTGTCAAAAATTAGGAGTTAGGAGTTAGAAGTTAGGAGTTAGGAGTTAGGAGTTAGGAGTTAGTTGTCAGTTGTCAGTTGTCAGTTGTCAGTTGTCATTTTCCCCTGCTCCCCCGCTCCCCTGCTCCCCTGCTCCCCTAATCCCCGCTCCCCTGCTTAAAGTACTTATTGCTCAGCGTAACCCTGAATATTCTCCGGATCAAACTGGCGTAATATCCGGGTTGCTTGTCGGGTGAGCGTTTCAGAAGCCTGAACTACAATTATGTATTTACCCACTTCCAAGCGGTTGCGGTAGGGTAAAGCATCACCACTGCCTACAACTAAACCAACCCCACCACCAACAAATACGCTTCCCATCGCGCCACTAGCAGCGCCCAGCAATCCCCCAACAATGTGATTACCAATTTCACCAGCCCAGGCAAAAGTATCTAAACCAGTGATAACGCTGAAGGTAAAGCCTGCGAAAAAGCCGAATGGTATCAACCAAAATGCCATCAGCTGCGCTTGCTTTTTGGCTTGCTCTTTGGGGTCAATCAAGCCAAATTCGTCAGCACTTTTATACCCCTTGCCCAGGATAGTACTTTTTATGCCTTCTTTTTCTAAGGCTAAGTAAGCAGCTTCGGCTTGGATGCGGTCTGGTAATACGGCAACAAGGTAATTCATGTTCACGTTTCTTAACAGCGTATCCGTGCTGATTGAATCTAATCTTGTGCCTAATTTCAGATGATCAGCAACAGACAGGACACAAGGGTAAATCAATTTAAAATTTAAAATTTAAATTTTAAAATTTTAGGTTTTGATCCCCATTACCCTATACTCCCACATCCACAGCTGAAGATATCACTTGAGTGAATCTAATGGCTCACAAAAATTGTTTACGCCTTGCTTGAGGACATATATCAAAACCGGGGTTGCCAAAATCTTAGGAAACGCGGGCATTGTTTTTAGGTGTTCCATCATCCCAACAAGCGAGCTATTGAGTAAGTCTTCTCGATATTCTTGTTCACAAATGACCGCACGCCATTTTCTCGCCAAAGCATCTAGCCATTCGGAATTTGCTCTTTCTGGTTGTTGACCTGCCTTAATAGCTAGTGTCATCGCTGCATCTTCCAAATCTCCCTCACAGTCCTCAATCAAGTCTAGTGCTTCCATCGCTCCTAAATCATCTGCCAATTGGGAGCGAAACAGTGCAATTTCTTTCGATGTAACTTTAGTCATAATTCTCAGCCGAGCAATTTCCCACTCAGCTATGTTAGTCCAATATAATGTTAATTATTATGTATTAATTTCAACAAAAGTATAAAATATAATACTTCAGCACTTACGCAACTGGCACACAGATTTACTGTGATCGCAGTCAATAGGAGCCAGCGCGAAGCGGTAGCGTTAGCGACGCGTTAGCGACGCTCTTAGCGTCGGAACGAGCGTCACCCGAAGGGAGGTTCCCTCGTTGATTGCGACTGGCGTTCCAGAGTCAATAGTCTTTAAGCAAGATTTTTTGGACTATTGAACGCCCTCCGGGTTCGGCAGTTCCTCATGGGGGAAACCCCCAAGATCGGACTGCCTCACCAGTTCGTTCAAGTCGGGAAACCCGCCCAGACGACTGGCTCCTTTTGACCCAGTACTGCCCAGACGAAAAAAATATGACAATGCGCGTAAGTCCTATACTTAATTGTGAATATGGAGCGTATTCTGGCTCAGAAAATAGTCAAAAGTCTTTAATCTATAGTCATTTTTCTTTTGTACGAGAACTAATGAGCGCCGTCAGAAGCCGGTCGGGCTTCTAATGACTAATGACTAATGACTAATGACTAACTAAGGTGTTGCCCTGGAGGAAATAGCTCTTTGTAAGTTAGCTAAAGCACGGTTGTAATCCAAAATTGCTGTGACTCGATTACCTTCAGCTCTTGTCAGCTCATTTTCGGAGTTGATCACATCAGTTTGAGTACCTACACCAGCTTGGAATCGTAAACGCGCCAGACGTAGAGCTTCCCTAGCTTGTTCTAAAGCAGTATTGGCGGTTTGAACATTCTCTAATCTAGCTTGCTGGGTAGAAAAAGCTTGTTCTACCTGGAAGCGGATTTGGTTGCGCTGTTCAGCAAATTGAGTTTCTGCGATCGCAATATTAGCTTTGGCTTGAGATGCCCTTGCTCTTGCTGCTCCCCCATCGAACAAATTCAGCCTTGCCTGAACTCCCACAGAGTAACCATCGCTAGCACTGGTACTATCATCAAACTGATCTAACAATTGGTAGCTGGCAACCAAGCTCACCTGAGGCCCTAACGATGAAAGCGCCTGCCGTCGCTGCTGCTCAAAAATATTGCGTTGTGCCAATTGTTGTTGCAGTTCCGCACGGTTTTGAAAAGCTAGAACAATACTTTGTTCTAGGGTTGGGTTCCAAATACCTGCTAATTGTACGGGGTCTGCTGCGCTGATATTTATCGACTGGGGCAAACTGATGCGAGTTGCTAACTGACGCCGGGCAATTTGCTGCTGTGCAAGAGCATTAGTTAAGTCTTGTTGAGCATTTGCTAAATTAACTTGCGATCGCAGCACATCAAACCGAGTACCGACCCCAGCCGTTTCTAGAGCTTGTGCATCTCGTAAACTAGCTTGGGAATTCTCCACAGCTGCCTGGGAAATACGTACCTGTTCATCTCTTTGTTGCAAATTGTAGTAATCAGTGGTGATATTCAGGCGGATTTCCTCAGACTGACTCTCTACAGCCAATTCATTGAAACGCACTTGTTCTTCAGCCTGTCTGATATTAGCTCGCCGATTCCCAGAGGTATAAATGTTATACGTCAGTTGTGCTTCACCATTGAAAGACGTAGTGGGATCATCTGATGCCGGTGCTACAACCCCTTGTTCTACCTGAAGTTGAGTCGAAGCAGACTGGCTACGAGTCAGCTGAGCATTCACACCAACAGTAGGAAGCAAAGCAGCTTGGGCTTCGCGTAAAGCCGCTTGAGCGCGTTCTAGCTCCAACAACGACACTTGTAAATCCCGATTGTTGCGCCGTGCCAGTTCCAAAGCCTGTGCCAAGGTAATCGGCTGATTTCCCTGAAATGTCACTTCCTCCGGTTTGGTAGGAAACTGCAAGGGATTTGCATTGGTATTGAGGTTACTAGGAATTTGCACACCATGAGCAGGCTCAGGAGTGACTGTTGCTGGTTGAGTCTGAGTTGGTACAGAATTACTAGGCTCAGGAGTGAGTGGTGCTGGTTGAATCGGATTCGCTTCCGAATCAGCAGGAGTGACTGGTGCTGGTTGAATCGGATTTGCTTCCGAATCAGCAGGAGTGAGTGGTGCTGGTTGAATCGGATTCACTTCTGAATCAGCAGGAGTGATTGGTGCTGGTTGAATCGGATTCACTTGCGAACCAGCAGGAGTGATTGGTGCTGGTTGAATCAGATTCACTTCTGAACCCGTAGTTTCAGGCGATGAGGTCGTGTCAGGAGTAATGTTATTGTTCTGAACCACCAATTTCTGAGTGAAATTTTGCTGCCCACAGGGTTTTGAGGTCAACAGCAAAGAAGCCAGATTCCCCTTGTCCTGCGAGCAACTTTCTACTTCTAACAGCTTTGCAGACCCTATATCCCTAACCGCAGTTTGTAAAACCGTGGGTGACAGTGTTTCAGGCTTTTTTACTGGCGTTACAGATGGTCGTAAAGAAGACAGAGAAAAAGTTCCTTTCGGCACAGAATCTTTTTTATCAGCAGAAGTAGAAACGACTCTTTTCTCAGATTGCTGCCCAGAATTAGCTAAGGCTCTCTGTTTTTTCTTAGTTGTAGAATTATTTGGCTTTGGCTGCTGGGAAGTTTTTAAAGCAGATATCAAACTGACAAATCTATTTTCATCTTTCTTAGGTAATTGTGCTATGGATACACCAGTATTTCCAGTTAAAATAACTGGGTTGCTATTACTACTTAAAGGCTGGAAATTCAGCTTTTGAAACCCAGTGACAGGTACTGTGGTCGGAAAAGTCTTGCTTGCAGTGTTAGGCAGTTGGGTATGAATATTGTCTGCAAATAGAGTTCGACTATCAGTAGAAGTCAAAACGCTAAGAGAAGACGCCAGTTGTATGCCACTTACCTTCATAGGCCCAGCCAAAGCAGGCTGGGTTGTTAACACTGCTGCTGTTACACCAGGTAAAAAACTATAAAATAATTGCTGTCTTTTCACCGCATCCCCTCACACAAGAAATCAATCTAGCGGCAGAAAACCCTTCTTCCCCACAGAATATAGCACGAACCTAAATTTAGGAGAGAATATAGCACGATACCAAATTTTAAGAATCGGAACTCTGTTTGCCTTCAAACCTTTTAACAATGCGAGAAAGTTCCGCCTTTTCGTCGATGCTAACGCGGTTAGGAGCACCACTGACAATTCGTTCGTAGTTCCGGAAAGAATCTTTAATTTGAGGGCCGTCAGCAGTGATATTGTACTCACGGATACCTTTATCATGCCACGATCCCCGCATCTTAAATACGTTAATTGCTCGTGACATTTCTCCACGAATTTCTACGTACTGCAACATCAAAATTGTGTCTGTAATTGTGGAAATATGAGAGTCTGTAATTGAATGCGACCCCATAAATTGCTCAGTTGTGTTGGTAAAAAAACCAGTTATTTCTTCTTGCTTGGCATAACCAGTAACACCGATGACAAACTGGCGAAATGCATTATTGCTTACTCCTCTGGCCAGTGCTGAGAGAGAATCAATGGCAATGCGAGCTGGCTTAAAGAATGCAATTTCTGATTTAATAATTTGCAAGTGATCTTCTAAACCAGTAGACTCAGGATAGGTACAAATTATTTTGAGTAAACCTTGATGTTCTAATTCTTCAAAATCAATTCCCCAAGAATGTGCATTGCGAGACAGCTGAGCGCGTGATTCTTCATAAGCAAATAACATCACCCGTTCACCACTGACGCAGCCATCTTGCAAAAATTTACTCACCAACAATGTCTTACCAGTACCTGTGGCTCCTGTTGCCAAAATAATAGAATCTTTAAAGAAGCCACCACCGCACATTTCATCAATGGTTTTGACTCCAGAAGATACCCGCACATTAGAAGACCTTTGAGTTAAGCGCATTGCTCCCAATGGAAAAATATTCACTCCTTCATTGGTAATTGTGAAAGGATACTCTCCTTTCATATGAGTTGTACCACGTAACTTAAGAATTTCAATTGTACGGCGGCGACGCTCTCCTTCTAGAACGTTACGCATAATTACCACATTATCAGAAACAAATTCTTCCACACCAAAAGCCGCAACAGGCCCATATTCTTCGTTACGTTCGGTGGTAATTATAGTGGTGACATGCAGTTGTTTAAGACGTGCAACCAAGCGAAAAATCTCCCGCCGCACTACTCCGATGGCTTCATACTGTTGAAATACCGCTGTGATTGAGTCTATTGAGACTCGTTTGGCTTTGTATTTGCGAATGGCATATTGCAAGCGTTCTATCAGTGCGGAAAGGTCAAAATTACCAACTATATCTTGACCTTCTGGGTCGGGAGAAGCATCCAGAATAAACAACTTACCTTCATTAATTAGACGTTGCAAGTTCCAGCCAAAAATATGAGCATTTTTAATAATGTCACTGGGAGATTCTTCAAAAGTAACAAATACTCCTGGTTCATCAAAGTAAGTAATACCGTTATAGAGAAACTGAAGAGATAATAAAGTTTTGCCTGTACCAGAAGTGCCGCTTACTAATGTAGTTCTACTCATAGGTAAGCCACCATGACTAATATCGTCAAAGCCCTCTATCAGAGTGTGAATTTTTTCTACACCCTCACTTGGTGAGTTGTTTTTATTTTGTTGATCGTTTTCACTCATTGCTTGATAATTAACTGGTGCTGAATCCAGGTTTTCTATGACTAAAGTTGATATTTATTATCAATGTTTTTATGATTATAGATTGTCTTAATCCTGACTTTTCACAGCATGTAGAAAAGCTGATTTTGAAGGTTTCCCAAACCCTGATTTTTAGTGACATATTATCATTAGTTCAGGGCTATTGAAAATTCACCTGTGAAAAAAGTCGCACTGTTTCCTGGTTTGAGGACTTACCGTGAAAAGTCAGGTCTTACTCTTCCCAATCTTCTTCACTCAGTTCTTCATACAGCAAGTCTAATCCAATCAACACTCTTTCTCTGTCTGAAAGGTCACCAATAATTTTGCGAACGGGCGGTGGCAAAATTTTAGATAATGTTGGTGTAGCTAATATTTTATCTTCTTCAGCTAGTTGTGGGTTTTTGAGGACATCGATTACTTTCAAAGCATAAACACCTTGCAACTCCTGTTCTAATATGTTTTTAAGTATTTTTAATGCGCGGACAGAATTTGGCGTGTTCCCCGCTACATAAAGCTTGAGAACGTAAGTCTTTCTTGCTTTATTCATAGAAGGTACAGGCTTAAGCACAAAAGTGAAAATACATTATGATTGGGTGAAGTTGGAGAAATACATGATCATTGTTTTTGACCATCTTTAGTTTGATATATTCCATCTATTTAGAAATTGAACATCTATAGACTTCACACAGGTGAGCTAGGATATCTATAAGTGTCAATCGGTAATCCAGCAATGCCTCATCACTCCTTCCTTCTAATTTTAGCTGTTTAGAAAATTCTTCAATTAAGTCCATATGCATTTCTATGATTTGGGGCACAGGAATATTAGCATAAAATAGTGCATTTATAAATTTATCAATTTTTTCTTTCAGTGTTTTTTCTGTAGTAAAGTAATCTATAAGAATCTGGCGATAATCCGATTTCAGTTGCTGCAATAAAATCTGCTGATCAACTTGAGTCATCTGCATCAAAAACTGGTCTGGTATTTGTTCAGTGCAAGCAAATACATAGAAATATTTGTCAGGGAAATTGTCACTAAAGTTGGCTTGTAAACACCTCAGTAAAGAGAGAATTTTGCTAATGATGCTCCCAAGGAGAGGGGAAAGGTATAATTGGGGCGTGCCAAACTGGCAACAGCCATACATCTGCTCCCTCAATCCTAGTTTGATAGCTGGCCTATCTCGATTATCTAAATTTTTTTTAACATCTGGTAAGAAAATTAATACGGGTAGTAACATCTATATATTTAGATATCTCGTTAATCACCCTGACCAATACTCATAAATTTATAGTTGTGGGCAGTAGTTGGTGTGTAAAGACTTTTGGCTCTACTCCAAGAACAATGAGCTATGCCAGTATGGCAACCTGGCGGGTCACTCAACAACTTGGGACAGCAAATGAACAGTAAGATTTATGTGTAGCTGGTTGTGAGATGTTCTTTGTAGAGGATACGTTACTGAATTTGTGAAAAGCATATGCATATCTATCTCAATACAGATCTTGTATTTCACTCCTTGATAAGATACTTAAACGAATTTAAAGTATTGTCGCATTCTAAATCATTATAATTCCTCAAGGTTCTAAAGCGAATTTTTAGAGCCATAATTGTTTTAGCCATGACTATCGATCTCAGAGTTTCAACACCAGTAGGACACCTAAAAGGATGTTTCCCCCAATTGTCAAAGCGGTAATCACAGCCGCATCTCTGACAAATAGTGCATTCAACAAGCAGTGTCTAGTGAGAGCCAAGCCAATTGTTTCGTGTGCGATTGAAGCTATAACTTGAATTGCTGATATGAGTCTGATGAAAAAATATTGCTTCAGGTGTAAAAACTATCCAGCCAAATACTGATGGTGAAGCCGGAGGCTTCCAAAGGAAGAATGACCCCCAAAGCCTTATGTCAATGCTACAGTACCCGCTTTATGACTTTCTGGCAACCGTACCAAGCTGCGTTGAAACAAGTACTCTGACAGTGGTGTTGGAGATTTTTGAGAAACAGCAGTGCGATCGCTTAGTAATAGTAAACCAGCAACAATGCCCTGTAGGGTTGCTGTATTTAGCCCGGTTAACCCAAAAATTGTTGGCAGCCGCTAGTGGTGAGCCTTTAAACTTACACCAGCCACTGTCAAATTGGGGTCAAAACCTGATTGAACCAATACAAACATTACTCGCAGGCGATCGTGTTGAGCAATTTAGCCTGTTTTTACGTCACCAACAAAGCCATACGAACAAAAACTTAGATTGGGCACTCATTGACATAGATGGTAAATTTTTGGGGCTAGTGGATAGTCAACGGCTGTTAGGATTGTTGGTTAAGGAAAAAGCAGCAATTGGAGCAGTAGAAAGCTTATATTCAACAGCCCAAAAGACAGCTCATAATTTTAGCCCAGAGCCTGTAGACACTGCCAACAAACGTCATGCTGGTGTGAAAACTTACTGGCGATCGCACAGGGCAAAAATCAACGAACCATCAGTACACAAGCCATTGGTACAATTGTTGGAACACTTGCCTTGGCCTTTGATGTTGCAAACCAGTACTGGTGAGGTAGTCACACAAAATCCCGCCTGGTGGCAGCAACTGGGAGCATTAAAAGATCCCGAAGGAGTCCGGCAACAGGTAGAAGCAATCCTGACTCCCGTGCTTGCTAAACAACCAGAATACGCCAGTCCTAAAGCAGCCCAACTTAATCATACTATATGTAGTTGGGAATATGAGCATGGGAAAGAAGCACAATCCATGCCCATGAAACTTCATACTGAAGAATATCACTTCTCCCCCAAGCATGAAGCCCCCCTACCAGAACAGCCAGCAGCTGCGGATACTACATCCAGTCGTTGCTTTTTAGATAGCCAAATGGGTACTTGTACCTGTATTGTCGAAGTGCAAAACGGTCAGGAGCGAGTTTGGCAATTTGTCAAAATCCCCTTAGATAGTCCTGAATTAAAACTAAAATCACTAGACTCGCATACACGCCTGACACCTGGGCACCGAGCAGTAGGCACTGATGACCTATGGTTAGTTTTAGCCACTGATGTGACTGAGCAACAGCAGCTTTGTAAAGAACTAGCAGCCAAGAATGCTGATCTGATTCAACTCAATCGGTTAAAAGATGAGTTTTTAGCTTGTATCAGTCATGAACTGAAAACTCCCCTGACAGCTGTTTTGGGATTATCGCGGTTACTTGTGGATCAGCAGTTAGGAAAACTTAACGAACGTCAAGCGCGTTATGCCGGACTGATTCATCAAAGTGGACGACATCTCATGAGTGTGGTCAATGACATTTTGGATTTGACCCGCATGGAAACCGGACAAATGGAACTGACCCCAGTACCAGTGAAAATTCGTGCCGTGTGCGATCGCGCCCTATCCGAAGCACAAGCTGTCCACAATCAGTCTACCAAAACAACATCCACCAACGAATCTGAAACTGGACGTTCATCATCTCCCGAATTCACTTTTTCCGTTGAACCAGGTTTAGACCAGATTGTCGCAGACGAATTGCGCTTGCGGCAAATGCTCATACATCTGCTTTCCAACGCCTTTAAATTCACCGAAACATCTGGCGAAATTGGTTTGCGGGTAAGTCGTTGGGAAGGATGGATTGCCTTTACAGTTTGGGACACAGGTATTGGTATTCCTGAACACCAGCAACACTTAATCTTCCAAAAATTCCAGCAGTTGGAAAATCCCCTCACCCGTCAGTTTGAAGGCACCGGTCTGGGACTGGTTTTAACCAGGGCCTTAGCCCGCCTGCACGGAGGTGATGTCAGCTTCCTGTCTCGTGAAGGTAAAGGTAGCCAGTTTACACTGCTTTTACCGCCTAGTCCCCCGACAACAGGGTTCAACGAGTCAGAAATCGCAAGTAGAACAGATAAAGATTCCCAAAATCT
Above is a window of Nostoc sp. UHCC 0702 DNA encoding:
- a CDS encoding TolC family protein: MKVSGIQLASSLSVLTSTDSRTLFADNIHTQLPNTASKTFPTTVPVTGFQKLNFQPLSSNSNPVILTGNTGVSIAQLPKKDENRFVSLISALKTSQQPKPNNSTTKKKQRALANSGQQSEKRVVSTSADKKDSVPKGTFSLSSLRPSVTPVKKPETLSPTVLQTAVRDIGSAKLLEVESCSQDKGNLASLLLTSKPCGQQNFTQKLVVQNNNITPDTTSSPETTGSEVNLIQPAPITPAGSQVNPIQPAPITPADSEVNPIQPAPLTPADSEANPIQPAPVTPADSEANPIQPAPLTPEPSNSVPTQTQPATVTPEPAHGVQIPSNLNTNANPLQFPTKPEEVTFQGNQPITLAQALELARRNNRDLQVSLLELERAQAALREAQAALLPTVGVNAQLTRSQSASTQLQVEQGVVAPASDDPTTSFNGEAQLTYNIYTSGNRRANIRQAEEQVRFNELAVESQSEEIRLNITTDYYNLQQRDEQVRISQAAVENSQASLRDAQALETAGVGTRFDVLRSQVNLANAQQDLTNALAQQQIARRQLATRISLPQSINISAADPVQLAGIWNPTLEQSIVLAFQNRAELQQQLAQRNIFEQQRRQALSSLGPQVSLVASYQLLDQFDDSTSASDGYSVGVQARLNLFDGGAARARASQAKANIAIAETQFAEQRNQIRFQVEQAFSTQQARLENVQTANTALEQAREALRLARLRFQAGVGTQTDVINSENELTRAEGNRVTAILDYNRALANLQRAISSRATP
- a CDS encoding SDR family oxidoreductase is translated as MPTALITGASSGIGKAFAEELAARQTNLVLVSRSEEKLNQIAKELQEKYKIQVDVIVKDLTEPNAASAVFDATKAKELTIDLLINNAGFGDYGDFAESDRERQIKIVQLNVLALVDLTHQFLPLMRQRRSGSIINLSSITAFQPMPYLSVYAASKAFIVSFSQALWAENSSYNIRVLVACPGPIETNFFTEANFPPALAGNTNQMSTSEEVARESLKALENWQPNVVIGDFTTQIRTVLARIVPRKILLQMLVKKFKV
- a CDS encoding photosystem II S4 domain protein, with product MLPREELLKGVENRESVARVIDQAEQAIKTWEVVLTDFLSPPELAEIQRVFNRLTEVQLVAWGGYPQAERQRIAIARAEMPLDQSQVALVALEIAGNFLFDTATHRDFLGAMLGTGIVREKTGDIIVLGERGAQAIVAPELTEFLEMNLKQVRSVPVKTQPIDINELKVREPKKKELTTVEASLRLDAIASAGFGMSRSKMVDLIDSGDVRVNWKEVTQASSQVKSGDLIAIRSKGRLEVGEIAVTKKDRYRVQLTRYM
- a CDS encoding alpha/beta hydrolase — its product is MPIYGPDVINFAGVNGDRYWFHEPFPYTGLADIDERLSGFPVAVFLPQNRPVQHTPLVIGLQGMCAPYGWNAFIVPTLTQMGIAVALFDTPLSGERSLVRSFTAVVENEIKPLFDLGVCFDTKLLLQIFRQIAVDISRVRNFCYERYGISDSRLALFGVSMGVLQAAYAFSADGLGERLLGTIGHANLQSFAKSWGYSILPELAASPLGGLAEVILERVRPEMKPLVKVLQLVNNLKYPDNHSCACNPMTYIERVKPPRRVRFLVGANDPIVSIRDAQNCAKSFGDGACYVVPGMGHGTHKWGSSFVDHVRYFLVTQLEDWRY
- a CDS encoding DUF3124 domain-containing protein, with protein sequence MKLFPHLYLALAVIVIASCDSSKIPSKSKPDTIQATPSQKLVTLDKNFQIAMGQTIYVPVYSHIYHYNQQKIFNLAVTLSIRNTDLSNSLIITSVRYYNSDGKLVKQYLQQPIQLDALAATDFFVDTNDTSGGLGANFIVEWIAKTKISEPVVEAVMIGTDYQQGISFTSPGKVIKSQKN